A region from the Lycium barbarum isolate Lr01 chromosome 8, ASM1917538v2, whole genome shotgun sequence genome encodes:
- the LOC132607864 gene encoding uncharacterized protein LOC132607864 — translation MGHRFVKKVNGQGEAYSGKASISSESTKDICGPKGSDLEFGVGKQVLLKISPMKRVMRFGKTGKLSPKYLGPFEVLRRVGDVAYELALPPGLSGVHPVRWDSVLLDENLSYDEESITILDR, via the exons ATGGGGCACAGATTTGTTAAGAAAGTCAATGGAcagggtgaagcttattcaggaaaagcttctatCAGCTCAGAGTCAACAAAAGATAtatgcggaccgaaaggttcGGACTTAGAGTTTGGAGTGGGAAAGCAGGTGCTTTTGAAGATCTCACCCATGAAAcgtgttatgcgatttgggaagACGGGAAAGTTAAGCCCGAAGTACCTTGGCCCATTTGAGGTTCTCCGTAGAGTTggagatgttgcttatgagttggcattaccACCGGgcctgtcaggtgttcatccag TTCGTTGGGATTCTGTGTTACTTGATGAGAATCTGTCTTATGATGAGGAGTCTATAACGATTCTGGATAGGTAG